The Novipirellula artificiosorum genome includes a window with the following:
- a CDS encoding DUF5107 domain-containing protein, whose translation MNPQSTVRAWQESITIPTYGIGDPDPNPMFLEKRVYQGSSGAVYPLPVVAKIEDEKHDQVWQAVFLENEFLQIMVLPELGGRIQMALDKTNDYHFVYYNRVIKPALVGLAGPWISGGIEFNWPQHHRPNTYGPVDFTIENGDDGSCTLWCHEIDRMHRTESRHGVTLYPDHAYLEIKARLYNRTTQPQTFLWWANPAIAVDDHHQSIFPPDVGAVMDHGKRDVSTFPIATGTYYKIDYSQGVDGSPEQPGTDISRYRNIPVPTSYMAYKSDYDFVGSYDSRRRAGLLHVCDHHVSPGKKQWTWGTGDFGQAWDRHLTDDDGPYIELMCGVYTDNQPDFSWLMPGEQKSFSQYFMPYKGVGVIGNATIHAAVGMDVAAGRAKVRVYTTGCDEHAKLILESEEKTIGEATFAATPKSYFEQVFEVGPDDASHDLTVRVLSSEGIEWVAWTPPSELPHDIPEPAKAIDLPEKVDTTEALFLAGQHIEQYRHATRRAMDYYDEALRRDPGDARCNNAKGKLLYRCGQFAESLPYFERSIERMTRHNPNPYDGEPLYNLGLSLIMLERFAEAYDVLAKATWNAAWRPAASFQLARMDVRRGRLASARRLCGECGDDHLQAVHLDCYLVRDHSHFSNRVDNALDQNSFNFGSLFEQAIHHGRFDVYDQRTRDDQNTAIELAIDYAAFGAYDRAVLVLEHLLSRIESTASMVHYHLGYYLEKLGRTQEATLQRRLGQQRGSGDLFFANKLEDIVVLQSAIERDGGDPVAAYQLGNLWYAARQYDDAIACWQKSRAWNPSFPTVWRNLSLASFNQKGDATTAWESMSRAFELDSDDARVLFELDQLAGRLGHPPAKRLERLLKYPQQVALRDDLYLQRCTLHNLLGEHQMALDLLRSRHFHPWEGGEGKVPTQYVVALTQLASERMAHDDPAAAIELLRQAMEWPENLGEGKLAGTRENNVHYLLGCAYEAIGNRTVARESFLRASDGLSEPTSAMFYNDQPPDMIYYQGLAHAKLGNVDQARFCFERLVDYGKQHLDDKAAIDYFAVSLPDFLVFDADLDQSHRVHCHYMMALGLLGMAEWHSASEQFGMVLQSEPAHIGATVHHKLVGHV comes from the coding sequence ATGAACCCGCAATCCACTGTTCGAGCCTGGCAAGAGAGCATCACGATTCCCACCTACGGGATTGGGGATCCGGATCCCAATCCGATGTTCTTGGAAAAACGTGTCTACCAGGGCTCCAGCGGTGCGGTCTATCCGTTGCCGGTGGTCGCCAAGATCGAAGACGAAAAGCATGATCAGGTTTGGCAGGCGGTGTTTTTGGAGAATGAGTTCCTGCAGATCATGGTGTTGCCGGAACTTGGCGGTCGCATTCAGATGGCCCTCGACAAAACGAATGACTACCATTTTGTTTACTACAACCGAGTGATCAAGCCGGCGCTCGTCGGTCTTGCTGGACCTTGGATCAGCGGTGGCATCGAGTTCAATTGGCCTCAGCATCATCGGCCCAACACTTACGGTCCGGTCGATTTTACGATTGAAAACGGTGACGACGGTTCGTGTACGTTGTGGTGTCACGAAATCGACCGTATGCACCGCACCGAAAGCCGGCATGGCGTGACGTTGTACCCCGATCACGCCTATTTGGAAATCAAAGCCCGTTTGTATAACCGCACGACCCAGCCACAAACGTTTTTGTGGTGGGCGAACCCGGCGATTGCGGTCGACGACCACCACCAATCGATCTTTCCGCCTGACGTCGGGGCGGTGATGGATCATGGCAAGCGAGACGTGTCGACTTTTCCCATCGCGACCGGAACCTATTACAAGATCGACTATTCCCAAGGTGTCGACGGCAGCCCGGAACAACCGGGCACGGATATTTCACGCTATCGGAACATCCCGGTGCCAACATCCTACATGGCCTACAAAAGCGACTATGATTTCGTCGGCAGCTATGATTCGCGCCGACGTGCGGGGTTGCTACACGTTTGTGACCACCATGTCAGTCCTGGCAAGAAACAATGGACATGGGGAACCGGCGATTTTGGTCAAGCCTGGGACCGCCATTTGACGGATGACGATGGTCCGTACATCGAATTGATGTGCGGTGTCTACACGGACAACCAGCCCGATTTCAGTTGGCTGATGCCAGGCGAGCAAAAATCGTTTTCACAGTACTTCATGCCCTACAAGGGCGTTGGAGTGATTGGGAACGCGACGATTCATGCTGCTGTCGGAATGGATGTCGCCGCTGGACGAGCCAAGGTTCGCGTTTACACCACTGGATGTGACGAACACGCGAAATTGATTTTGGAGTCCGAGGAGAAAACGATTGGGGAAGCGACGTTTGCCGCGACTCCAAAAAGCTACTTTGAGCAGGTTTTTGAGGTCGGTCCCGATGATGCCTCACACGATCTGACCGTTCGGGTACTCAGTTCCGAGGGGATCGAGTGGGTTGCATGGACCCCACCGAGTGAATTGCCGCATGACATTCCGGAACCTGCCAAGGCGATCGATTTACCTGAGAAAGTCGACACGACCGAGGCGCTCTTCTTGGCAGGTCAGCATATCGAGCAGTACCGTCACGCGACTCGCCGTGCGATGGATTATTACGACGAAGCGCTGCGGCGTGACCCGGGTGATGCCCGTTGCAATAATGCCAAAGGGAAATTGCTCTACCGCTGTGGTCAATTCGCGGAGTCACTCCCCTATTTCGAACGCTCGATCGAGCGCATGACTCGACACAACCCGAATCCGTACGACGGCGAGCCGCTCTACAACCTGGGATTGTCGCTTATCATGCTTGAGCGATTTGCAGAGGCCTACGATGTGTTAGCCAAGGCGACATGGAATGCGGCTTGGCGGCCGGCCGCTTCTTTTCAATTGGCGCGAATGGATGTTCGACGAGGCCGTCTTGCTTCAGCAAGACGCCTGTGCGGTGAATGCGGCGATGACCACCTCCAAGCCGTTCATCTCGATTGCTATCTCGTTAGAGACCACTCCCACTTTAGCAATCGGGTCGACAACGCACTCGATCAGAATTCATTCAATTTCGGAAGCCTTTTCGAGCAAGCCATCCATCATGGTCGCTTCGATGTTTACGACCAACGGACGCGTGACGACCAAAACACCGCCATCGAGCTTGCCATTGATTACGCGGCATTCGGTGCCTACGATCGCGCCGTGTTGGTGCTTGAGCATTTGCTCTCGCGAATCGAATCCACGGCGTCGATGGTGCATTACCACCTCGGCTACTACCTGGAAAAGCTCGGCCGAACCCAGGAAGCGACGTTGCAACGACGGTTGGGACAGCAACGTGGGTCGGGTGACCTGTTTTTTGCCAATAAGCTTGAAGATATCGTGGTGCTTCAATCGGCAATCGAGCGAGACGGTGGTGATCCGGTCGCCGCCTACCAGCTAGGGAATCTTTGGTACGCTGCTCGTCAATACGATGATGCGATTGCGTGCTGGCAGAAGTCTCGCGCTTGGAATCCGAGTTTCCCGACCGTGTGGCGTAACCTGTCGCTCGCCAGTTTTAACCAAAAGGGCGACGCGACAACGGCATGGGAATCCATGAGCCGGGCGTTCGAACTCGATTCGGATGATGCACGCGTCCTATTTGAACTTGACCAATTGGCAGGCCGCCTTGGGCATCCGCCGGCCAAGCGGCTCGAGCGTTTGTTGAAGTATCCGCAGCAGGTTGCTCTCCGCGACGATTTGTATTTGCAACGCTGCACGCTACACAACCTCCTTGGCGAGCATCAGATGGCGCTCGATCTGCTGCGGTCGCGGCACTTTCATCCCTGGGAGGGGGGCGAGGGCAAGGTGCCGACGCAATATGTGGTTGCCTTGACTCAATTAGCCAGCGAAAGGATGGCTCACGACGATCCTGCCGCCGCAATTGAGTTGTTACGGCAAGCCATGGAGTGGCCCGAGAACCTCGGTGAAGGCAAGTTGGCGGGGACGCGAGAAAACAACGTGCATTACTTACTCGGTTGTGCCTACGAAGCCATCGGCAATCGAACTGTGGCCCGCGAATCGTTCCTTCGGGCAAGCGATGGATTGAGCGAACCCACGTCCGCGATGTTCTACAACGACCAACCACCCGACATGATCTACTATCAAGGATTAGCACATGCCAAGCTTGGCAACGTGGATCAAGCGAGGTTTTGTTTTGAGCGGCTGGTTGATTACGGCAAGCAGCACCTAGACGATAAGGCTGCGATAGACTACTTCGCCGTATCGCTGCCTGATTTCTTGGTCTTCGATGCCGATTTGGATCAGTCCCATCGGGTTCATTGCCACTACATGATGGCACTCGGTTTGTTGGGCATGGCCGAGTGGCACTCTGCGAGCGAGCAGTTTGGAATGGTCTTGCAAAGTGAACCTGCCCACATCGGAGCGACCGTTCATCATAAACTTGTCGGACATGTTTGA
- a CDS encoding AraC family transcriptional regulator, whose product MIRKMPQVLLLIESSRAYGRNCLMGIASYMRAHGHWHVLHLERGLQEDVPATVERQRFDGVIARIENAKIAQSVERFGVPTVDLRGLFHPRRGVCFNTDPNACAAIAVEHFRQRGFRHLAYCGYEEVDFSDQRRDAFLNCCVELGMIPNVLSSQRKPKQSVGEHHVDTLGREAQGESDEKEIAQWLATLPKPVGVFACNDMRGRQVLGAASRANFRVPDQVAVLGVDDDEVICDLSNPPLSSIEPDAHRIGFEGASLLARLMSGEILQSTHYLIPPSRVTVRRSTDVLAVDDRNLAEAIQFIRTHACEGIGVTDVIEATAISRATLERRFRDSLGRSPREEIERVRMDRVRMLLAETKYGLEQVASLTGYRTAAHLVTAFRRHEGCTPGQYRKPFRDR is encoded by the coding sequence ATGATTCGAAAAATGCCGCAAGTGCTGCTGTTGATCGAATCATCTCGTGCCTATGGTCGCAACTGCTTGATGGGCATTGCTTCCTACATGCGAGCTCATGGACATTGGCACGTGCTGCATTTGGAGCGAGGCCTGCAAGAAGATGTTCCTGCCACCGTCGAACGCCAACGCTTTGACGGGGTGATCGCGCGCATCGAGAATGCCAAGATCGCTCAAAGCGTTGAGCGTTTTGGAGTACCAACGGTCGACCTTCGTGGTCTGTTCCACCCGCGCCGCGGCGTTTGTTTCAATACCGATCCCAACGCCTGTGCAGCGATCGCCGTCGAGCATTTTCGACAACGAGGCTTTCGCCACTTGGCCTACTGTGGTTATGAAGAGGTCGATTTTTCGGATCAACGACGCGATGCGTTTCTCAATTGCTGCGTGGAGCTCGGAATGATCCCCAACGTGCTTTCCTCACAGCGAAAGCCGAAGCAATCTGTGGGTGAGCACCACGTCGATACGCTCGGTCGGGAAGCGCAGGGCGAGTCCGACGAGAAGGAGATCGCGCAGTGGTTGGCAACACTACCAAAACCCGTTGGTGTTTTCGCTTGCAACGACATGCGAGGCCGACAAGTGTTGGGCGCCGCGTCACGGGCCAACTTTCGAGTTCCCGATCAAGTCGCGGTCCTGGGTGTCGATGATGACGAAGTGATTTGTGATCTTTCGAATCCTCCACTCAGCAGCATTGAACCCGACGCACATCGCATCGGCTTTGAAGGAGCATCCCTGCTCGCGCGTCTGATGTCGGGCGAAATCCTCCAATCGACACACTACCTTATCCCCCCATCGCGTGTCACCGTCCGCCGGTCAACCGATGTTTTGGCCGTAGACGATCGAAACCTTGCGGAAGCGATTCAGTTTATCCGAACTCATGCCTGTGAAGGGATTGGCGTCACGGATGTAATCGAAGCAACCGCGATCTCTCGAGCCACGCTCGAGCGTCGGTTTCGTGATTCGCTAGGGCGCAGTCCGCGAGAAGAAATCGAGCGGGTCCGGATGGACCGAGTCCGAATGCTCTTAGCAGAAACCAAGTATGGTCTCGAACAAGTCGCTTCCCTGACCGGCTATCGAACCGCCGCACATCTGGTGACCGCGTTTCGCCGCCACGAAGGTTGTACACCAGGTCAATACCGCAAACCCTTCCGTGATAGATAG
- a CDS encoding sulfatase-like hydrolase/transferase gives MRSRCLLLLTTLLCVTLSDSLQAAEKPNIVFVFADDQCFDTLASLGNTEIQTPNLDQLARRGTTFTHSFNMGSWSGAVCVASRTMLNTGRYVWNANAVYNNSEQERREGRWWSEMMKSAGYRTYMTGKWHCKADAKKAFDVARDVRPGMPSTVPQAYDRPAADGSDPWSPSDPKFGGFWEGGTHWSEIVANHADDFLSEAASRDEPFFMYLAFNAPHDPRQSPQSYVDRYPADSILMPPNFQPLYPFAKEIGCGPTLRDEKLAPFPRTPHSVQVHRGEYYALITHTDAMIGRILEAIEQTGKAENTWIFFTADHGLACGQHGLMGKQNMYDHSVRVPFIVVGPGVKAGEQIHQPIYLQDVMPTTLELAGVEKPAHVEFQSLLPTLAGEERPRQPIYGCYLDKQRSIRTDQYKLIAYPNANVVRLYDLQQDPDEITDLAGKPAMKTTVHRLFAALQKLQKSMNDDLDLSHLAVE, from the coding sequence ATGCGATCCCGTTGCCTCCTCCTCTTAACGACGCTTCTCTGCGTCACGCTCAGCGACTCACTCCAAGCCGCTGAAAAGCCGAACATTGTGTTCGTCTTTGCCGACGACCAATGCTTTGACACCCTCGCATCCCTGGGGAATACCGAAATCCAGACGCCCAATCTGGATCAACTCGCGAGACGAGGCACCACGTTCACGCACAGCTTCAACATGGGATCTTGGAGCGGTGCCGTTTGCGTGGCAAGTCGCACCATGCTGAACACCGGTCGCTATGTTTGGAATGCCAATGCGGTTTACAACAACTCGGAACAGGAACGCCGCGAAGGACGGTGGTGGAGCGAGATGATGAAATCAGCCGGCTATCGCACCTACATGACCGGAAAATGGCATTGCAAAGCCGATGCGAAAAAAGCCTTTGACGTCGCTCGAGACGTTCGACCGGGGATGCCCTCGACGGTCCCACAAGCCTACGACCGACCGGCCGCCGACGGCAGTGATCCTTGGTCCCCTTCGGATCCAAAGTTCGGAGGTTTTTGGGAAGGCGGAACGCACTGGAGCGAAATCGTTGCCAACCATGCCGATGACTTCCTAAGCGAAGCGGCTTCCCGCGACGAGCCGTTTTTCATGTACCTTGCCTTCAACGCGCCGCACGATCCACGTCAATCACCGCAAAGCTACGTTGACCGTTACCCCGCGGATTCCATTTTGATGCCGCCCAATTTCCAACCGCTGTACCCCTTTGCCAAAGAAATCGGTTGCGGGCCAACCCTTCGCGATGAGAAGCTAGCACCGTTTCCACGTACGCCACATTCGGTTCAAGTCCATCGCGGCGAGTACTACGCCTTGATCACGCACACCGATGCGATGATTGGCCGAATTCTTGAAGCGATCGAGCAAACCGGAAAAGCAGAGAATACTTGGATCTTCTTTACCGCGGATCACGGACTGGCATGCGGCCAACATGGGTTGATGGGAAAACAAAACATGTACGATCACTCGGTGCGTGTTCCCTTTATCGTCGTCGGCCCAGGCGTGAAAGCGGGGGAACAAATCCATCAACCCATCTATTTGCAAGATGTGATGCCGACGACGTTGGAATTAGCGGGAGTGGAAAAGCCAGCGCATGTCGAATTTCAATCGTTGCTACCCACGCTTGCGGGCGAGGAAAGACCTCGCCAACCCATCTATGGATGCTATCTCGACAAACAGCGCAGCATCCGCACGGACCAGTACAAACTGATCGCCTATCCCAATGCCAATGTGGTCCGATTGTACGACCTACAGCAAGACCCGGATGAGATCACGGATCTTGCGGGCAAGCCAGCGATGAAAACAACCGTCCATCGATTGTTTGCCGCATTACAAAAGCTGCAGAAATCGATGAATGACGATTTGGATCTCAGCCATCTCGCCGTCGAATAG
- a CDS encoding cryptochrome/DNA photolyase family protein, producing MTIPARRHSYANDAPVRADGDYVLYWMIANRRTHYNFALQHAVDQAKQFGKPLVIFEPLRVRYPWASDRMHRFVIEGMRDNREALAGKEVVYYPYVEPTPGVASPLLYTLAKRSCTVVTDEYPCFFLPDLIRAVKRRIPARLELVDSNGVMPLRSPDRTFTVAHSYRRWMQKNILDVLLEMPKKDPLARVKLPKSIGLPNSILKRWPAADLDSLLRSGGLDSIPMDHDVKPSETIVGGARDAGRRLASFLKNDLRRYNEDRNHPNESATTGLSPHLHFGHISAHEMVQRVLDHEDWTPDMASPANGKNHGFWNTTEPAEAFLDQVLTWREMGFNRTFRENDRYDQFDSLPDWALATLRKHAADPRPEQYDLEQLEHANTADPIWNAAQREIVRTGVMHNYMRMLWGKKILQWTRSPEQALSVMIELNNKYGLDGRDPNSYNGIFWVLGRFDRAWGPERPIFGSVRYMTSDSAKRKLRMDQYLLRFGPMQQDHPIEPPTIRRRDG from the coding sequence ATGACGATCCCCGCTCGTCGACACTCCTATGCGAATGACGCGCCGGTCAGGGCAGACGGCGACTACGTGCTTTATTGGATGATCGCCAACCGGCGGACCCATTACAACTTTGCCCTACAACATGCGGTCGATCAAGCGAAGCAGTTCGGGAAACCGCTTGTCATCTTTGAGCCGTTGCGTGTGCGATATCCATGGGCAAGCGACCGAATGCATCGGTTTGTGATCGAAGGGATGAGAGACAACCGAGAGGCTCTTGCGGGCAAGGAGGTGGTTTACTACCCCTACGTCGAGCCCACGCCCGGAGTCGCATCCCCGCTTCTTTATACGCTTGCCAAGCGATCCTGCACGGTCGTGACGGATGAGTATCCCTGTTTTTTTCTGCCCGACCTGATCCGCGCGGTCAAGCGTCGCATCCCCGCTCGGTTGGAGTTGGTCGACAGCAACGGTGTGATGCCGCTGCGAAGCCCCGATCGCACGTTCACGGTCGCTCATAGTTACCGCCGTTGGATGCAAAAGAACATTCTTGACGTGCTATTGGAGATGCCGAAGAAGGACCCGCTTGCACGGGTTAAGCTGCCCAAGTCGATTGGCCTGCCAAACTCGATTCTGAAGCGCTGGCCTGCCGCAGACCTCGATTCGTTGCTCCGTAGCGGGGGACTTGACTCCATTCCGATGGATCACGATGTCAAACCCAGCGAAACGATTGTGGGTGGTGCACGCGATGCGGGAAGACGTTTGGCGAGTTTCCTCAAGAACGATCTAAGACGCTATAACGAGGACCGTAATCACCCGAACGAATCCGCGACGACGGGGCTCAGCCCGCATTTGCACTTTGGGCATATCTCAGCGCACGAGATGGTCCAGCGCGTCTTAGACCACGAAGACTGGACGCCGGACATGGCGTCGCCGGCGAATGGAAAGAACCACGGTTTCTGGAACACGACCGAGCCGGCTGAGGCGTTCTTGGATCAAGTGTTGACGTGGCGTGAGATGGGGTTCAATCGGACGTTTCGCGAAAACGACCGCTATGACCAATTTGATTCGCTCCCCGATTGGGCGCTGGCAACGCTTCGGAAGCACGCAGCGGATCCACGTCCAGAGCAATACGATCTTGAGCAACTCGAGCATGCCAACACAGCCGATCCGATTTGGAACGCCGCGCAACGGGAAATCGTTCGCACCGGAGTGATGCACAATTACATGCGGATGCTATGGGGTAAGAAGATCTTGCAATGGACGCGGAGTCCCGAACAAGCCTTGTCCGTGATGATAGAGCTGAACAACAAATACGGACTCGATGGACGCGACCCCAATTCCTACAACGGCATCTTTTGGGTGCTCGGTCGGTTCGACCGAGCATGGGGACCGGAACGGCCCATCTTTGGCAGTGTCCGGTACATGACCAGCGACAGCGCCAAGCGGAAACTAAGAATGGATCAATACTTACTGCGTTTCGGTCCCATGCAACAAGACCATCCCATTGAGCCGCCGACTATTCGACGGCGAGATGGCTGA